One window of Diabrotica undecimpunctata isolate CICGRU chromosome 8, icDiaUnde3, whole genome shotgun sequence genomic DNA carries:
- the LOC140447226 gene encoding transmembrane protein 39A, translating to MPLVARRVSRNVVRATPISPPVISSFANEPCGQRYAPLGASVPTLPALEPPASPKHFPFPNTPVDNEVFFESLMCFFAMASTGLQFLHLYRSVWWLPHSYTHQTMNFYLIDPYLVAFIVITLCRRLIYIIMRVVVKKVMITTLPEQEFLHTFRFFLFTKVFMMLGFCLVLVMQNHKLEKILYLCYPFLIYFVFFGRNVHPFFEIVKWSSANPPLHACSSSAVEIRKEVENLVGNFNARMKDILFTAICNAYYAGFIPCCFAQSSLHYDTWWAAQHIFFIFTSGFISLSIHIFSLRYCDTLHRSALHLGVWDRIETGRTMLLVNNVWKEDVLWPYGALVRYGKDVWRALGDCNSSEPGNVGFKRFYHVFKNPTTFLGLKLFFLIILILCQLMLLIRSTVWYHIISLSFILFFNYYVLYKLFRDYLVCQKIYKEEREAHKKINLR from the exons ATGCCACTAGTTGCAAGAAGAGTATCTCGTAACGTTGTACGTGCAACTCCAATCTCACCTCCAGTCATATCAAGTTTTGCAAATGAACCTTGTGGACAGAGGTATGCTCCACTTGGAGCATCCGTCCCAACCCTACCTGCCTTAGAACCTCCTGCTTCTCCTAAACATTTTCCCTTTCCGAACACACCGGTAGACAATGAAGTTTTCTTCGAGAGCTTGATGTGTTTTTTTGCTATGGCTTCCACTGGTTTACAGTTTTTACATTTATACAGATCTGTTTGGTGGCTGCCACACTCATATACACATCAAACAATG aatttCTACTTAATTGACCCATATTTGGTTGCCTTTATTGTTATAACACTATGTAGAAgacttatttatattattatgcgTGTAGTAGTGAAAAAGGTCATGATTACTACACTACCTGAACAGGAGTTTTTACACACTTTTAG ATTCTTTTTATTTACCAAAGTTTTTATGATGTTGGGGTTTTGTTTGGTCCTAGTGATGCAGAATCACAAGCTGGAGAAGATTTTGTATTTATGCTATCC ATTCCTGATTTACTTTGTATTCTTTGGTCGGAATGTCCATCCGTTTTTTGAAATAGTCAAATGGAGTTCCGCTAATCCTCCTCTGCATGCGTGTAGTTCAAGTGCTGTAGAAATACGAAAAGAAGTCGAGAATCTTGTAGGCAATTTTAATGCTAGAATGAAAGACATTCTATTTACGGCTATCTGTAACGCCTACTACGCTGGATTCATTCCTTGTTGTTTTGCTCAG TCTTCGTTACATTACGATACATGGTGGGCTGCACAgcatatattttttatctttacaAGCGGTTTTATCTCTCTTTCAATTCACATTTTCTCACTTCGGTACTGTGATACTCTTCATAGATCAGCGCTGCACTTGGGCGTATGGGACAGAATTGAAACTGGAAGAACGATGTTACTTGTAAATAATGTTTGGAAAGAAGATGTTCTGTGGCCGTATGGAGCTCTCGTCAGGTACGGGAAAGACGTATGGAGAGCCTTGGGCGACTGCAATTCCAGCGAGCCCGGAAATGTGGGATTTAAAAGGTTTTAT cACGTTTTCAAAAATCCAACAACATTCCTAGGGTTAAAACTATTCTTTCTGATAATTCTCATTCTGTGCCAACTGATGCTGTTAATACGTAGTACTGTATGGTATCACATTATATCActaagttttatattattttttaattactacgTCCTGTATAAATTATTCAGGGATTATCTAGTCTGCCAGAAGATTTATAAAGAGGAACGGGAGGCACACAAGAAGATAAATTTGAGATGA